GTACAGCCAGGCGGCCAGGTCCGCCGAGCCCGCGAACCTCCAGGCGGCGAAGGCGCACGCGGCCGCCACCCCCGCCTCCGCCCAGGGCGGCCACCCCGGCCACCGGCCCTGCCGCACCGCCCCGCGGAACGCCGCCCGCGCCTCCGCCCGGTAGGCCCTCTGCTCTTCCTGGTAGGCCCTCCGCGCCTCCTCCTCGGCGGGGGAGAAGCCGCTCGCCAGGGCGCGGACGTAGGGCCCGGCCAGGAACCCGAGCAGCGCGGCCCCGGCGACGATGACGCTCACGTGCCGACCCTAGCCGCCCCGATCGGCCCACCGGCGGCGAACGGCCCGCGTGCGGCTCCCGGCGGGGAGGTCCGCGCGCCGGTCGGCGGCGGGGTGGCGGGGAGGTAGGCTCGCGGATCGTGCCGAGCATTCCGCAGCCGCTCCTTCCCGAGGACGACGGCGCCGCCGACCCGGCGGTGGCCGCCGCGCTCGCCGCGTTCGCCGCGGGCACGGGCGACGTCGCGCGGGTGGCGGCGGCGCTGGGCACGGCGAGGCTCCTGGTCCCCGTGGTGGCGGTGCTGACCTCCACCGAGATCGGGGAGAACGGGCTCGCCCGCGAGAAGGAGAGCGAGATGGCGCTGCCGGTGCTGGTCGGCGCCGACGGCAGGAAGGCCGTCCCCGCCTTCACCGGGTCGGAGCCGTTGCGGCGGTGGCGCGCCGACGCCCGCCCGATCCAGGCCCTGACGCCGCAGGTCTGCCGGGCCGCTCTCGGCGAGGGCGCCGACGCCGTGGTGGTCGACGTGGCCGGGCCGGCGCCGTTCGCGATCGAGGGCGGCGTGCTGCGCGCCCTGGCCTCGATCGGCGGAGCGCCCGCGGACGGCGACGGCGTCCAGGGGCTGCTCCAGGGACTCGCCCCGCACGCCGAGGTGACGGTCGCCCGGGTCCGCGAGCCCCGCCGCGGCCTGTTCCGCCGCCGCCGCTGACACCCCTGGCCCCTCCGCCTCGCGTGGGTTGCGGGGAGACGGCTTCGCGCAGGTGGGGGTGGGTGGGACGGCGGTGAGGTGCGGGGCGGGCGTCGGCAGTGGACGGCGCATGGAAGACTTGTCACCATGTTGCGCTGGTTGACCGCGGGCGAGTCGCACGGCCCCGAACTCGTCGCGATCCTCGAAGGGCTGCCCGCCGGGGTCGCGGTGACGTCGGCCGATGTCCGGGAGGCCCTGGCCCGGCGCCGCCTGGGCTACGGCCGGGGCGCGCGCATGAAGTTCGAGCAGGACGAGGTGACCATCGTCGGCGGCGTCCGCCACGGCCGCACCCTCGGCAGCCCGGTCGCGATCCGCGTGGGCAACACCGAGTGGCCCAAGTGGGAGACCGTGATGGCCGCCGACCCCGTGGACCCCGAGGTGCTCGCGGCCCAGGCGCGCAACGCCCCGCTCTCGCGTCCCCGCCCCGGCCACGCCGACCTGTCGGGCATGCAGAAGTACGGCTTCGACGACGCCCGTCCCGTGCTGGACCGCGCCAGCGCCCGCGAGACCGCGGCCAGGGTCGCGCTCGGCCAGGTCGCCCGCAACTTCCTCAAGCAGGCCCTCGGCGTCGACATCGTCAGCCACGTGATCGCCATCGGCGCGGTGGAGGCCCCCGGCGACGTGATCCCCGGCCCCGGCGACCTCACGGCGGTCGACGAGCACCCGGTGCGCTGCCTGGACGCCGGCGCGGGCGCGGCGATGATCGAGGAGATCGACACCGCCAAGAAGGAGGGCGACACGCTCGGCGGCGTCGTCGAGGTCGTCGCCTACGGCCTGCCGCCGGGCATCGGCAGCTACGTCCACTGGGACCGCCGCCTCGACGCGCGCCTCGCCGCGGCCCTCATGGGCATCCAGGCCATCAAGGGCGTCGGCGTCGGCGACGGGTTCGAGACCGCGCGCCGCCGCGGGTCCGAGGCCCACGACGAGATCGAGAACACCGCCGCGGGCGTGCGCCGGGTCACCAACCGGGCCGGCGGCGTCGAGGGCGGCATGACCAACGGCGAGCCGCTGCGGGTGCGCGCCGCCATGAAGCCGATCTCCACGGTGCCCCGCGCCCTGTCCACCGTCGACGTCCTGACCGGCGAGCCCGCCAAGGCGATCAACCAGCGGTCGGACGTCTGCGCGGTCCCGGCCGCCGGTATCGTCGCCGAGGCGATGGTCGCGCTGGTGCTCGCCGACGCGGCCGTCGAGAAGTTCGGCGGCGACTCGGTGGAGGAGGTCGCCCGCAACCTGTCCGGCTACCTGTCCTCTATGGTGATCAAGTGACCTCTCCTGCGCGAAGCCCCCGCGGCGCGACGCCGCGGGCGGTGCTGATCGGCCCGCCGGGCTCGGGCAAGTCCACGGTGGGCACGCTGCTGGCCGGGCGGCTCGGCGCGGCGTTCCGCGACACCGACGCCGACGTCGAGGCCACCGCCGGAAAGCCCGTCTCCGACATCTTCGTCGACGACGGCGAGGAGCGCTTCCGCGCGCTGGAGGCCGAGGCCGTGCGCCTGGCCCTCGCCGAGCACGACGGCGTGCTGTCGCTCGGCGGCGGCGCGGTGCTGGACGCGGGCACCCAGGCCCTGCTGGCCGGGCATACGGTGGTCTACCTGCGGGTCGGCCTGTCCGACGCCGTGGCCAGGGTGGGGCTGGCGCAGGCGCGCCCGCTGCTGGTGCTGAACCCGCGCAGTCAGTTGAAGAAGCTCATGGACGAGCGCCGCCCCGTCTACGAGCGGCTGGCCACCATGATCGTCGACACCGACGGCCGCGAACCCGAGGACATCACCGACGAGATCGTCAAGGGGCTCCCCGCGTGACCAGCACCCGCATCCAGGTCAAGGGGGAGCGCCCCTACGACGTGGTCATCGGCACCGGCGTGCTCGCCGAGCTGCCGGGCCTGCTCAGCGAACGCGTCCGCACGGTCGCCGTGGTGCGCCCGGCGGGCCTGCCCGAGATCGCCCGCCCGGTCTGCGAGGCGCTGACCGCCGCCGGGCACGCCGTGGTCGAGCTTCCCGTCCCCGACGGCGAGCACGCCAAGTCCGTGGAGGTCGCCGCCGAGCTGTGGTCGGCGTTCGGCCGCTACGGCGTCACCCGCTCCGACGCCGTGGTGGGCGTGGGCGGCGGGGCGACCACCGACCTGGCCGGGTTCGCCGCCGCCACCTGGCTGCGCGGCGTCGAGGTCGTCCAGGTGCCCACCACCCTGCTCGGCATGGTGGACGCGGCGGTCGGCGGCAAGACGGGCATCAACACCGCCGAGGGCAAGAACCTCGTCGGCGCCTTCTACCCGCCCGCCGGGGTGCTGTGCGACCTGGCGACGCTGACCTCGGTCCCGCGCGAGGACTACGTGGCGGGGCTCGCCGAGGTCATCAAGGGCGGCTTCATCGCCGACCCGACGATCCTGCTGCTGGTCGAGGACGACCCCGAGGGCGCCCGGCTGCCCGAGGGCCGCCACACGCGGGCGCTCATCGAGCGCAAGGTCCAGGTCAAGGCGGACGTCGTCGGCGCCGACCTCCGCGAGTCCGGCGTCCGCGAGATCCTCAACTACGGCCACACGCTGGCGCACGCGATCGAGCGCGTCGAGAACTACCACATGCGGCACGGCGAGGCCGTGGCCGTCGGCATGGTGTACGCGGCGGAGCTGTCGCGGCTGGCCGGGCACGCGAGCCCCGCCCTGGTCGAGCGCACCCGGGCGATCCTCGACGCCGTGGGCCTGCCCACCTCCTACCGCGGCGACGCCTGGCCGGACCTGCGCGACCACATGCGGGTCGACAAGAAGAACCGGGGCGAGACCCGGCGCTTCGTGATCCTGGACGACGTCGCCCGGGTCACCCGCCTGGAGGATCCCCCCGAGGAGTTGCTGGAGGCGGCCTTCCGCGAGGTCGCCCGGTGAGCCGGCGGCACGGGGCAGAGCGCGCCGACGGGCGCACGGAGCGGCGCAGGGAAAGGACGACGACACCGCGATGAGGACCGTGTTCGTGTTCAACGGCCCCAACCTCTCGCGCCTCGGCACCCGCGAGCCGGACGTCTACGGCGCCGACACCTTCGCCGACCTGGAGGCCCTGTGCCGGGGCGTCGGCAGGGAGCTCGGGCTGTCGGTCGAGGTCCGCCAGACCGACGACGAGGCCGAGCTGGTCTCCTGGCTGCACGAGGCGGCCGACGGCGCGATCCCCGTCGTGCTGAACCCCGCCGCGTTCACCCACTACTCCTACGCGCTGCGCGACGCGATCGCCCAGCGCACGGCCCCGCTCGTCGAGGTGCACATCTCCAACCCCGCCGCCCGCGAGGAGTTCCGCCACACCTCGGTCGTCGCCGCCGTGGCCACCGGCACCATCGCCGGGTTCGGCCTGCGCTCCTACGAGCTGGCGCTGCGCGCCATCGCCGAGGAGCAGGCGTGAGCGGGCCGTACACCTCGTTCGTCGCGATCGGCGACAGCTTCACCGAGGGGCTGAACGACCCGGGGGCCGACGGCCGGTTCCGCGGCTGGGCGGACCGGGTGGCCGAGCGGCTGGCCGCGCTGACGCCGGGGTTCCGGTACGCCAACCTGGCCGTGCGCGGCAGGCTGCTGGACCAGATCGTCGAGCGGCAGGTCCCCCTGGCGATCGACCTCAAGCCGGACCTGGTCAGCCTGTGCGCGGGCGGCAACGACCTGCTGCGGCCGGGCGCCGACCCCGACCGCATGGCCAAGACGCTGGCGGGCGCCGTCCGGGAGCTGCGGGCGGCCGGGGCCGAGGTGCTGCTGTTCACCGGGGTCGACCCGCGCGACACGCCGCTGATGCGCCGCGCCCGTGGCAGGACCGCGGTGTTCTACCTGCACATCCGCTCCATCGCCGACGTGTACGGCTGCCACCTGGTCGACCAGTGGTCGATGCAGTCGCTGCGCGACTGGCGCGCCTGGAGCGAGGACCGGCTGCACATGAACGCCGAGGGCCACCGGATGGTCGCGGCGAAGGTGTGCGAGGTGCTCGGCGTGCCCACCGAGGACCGCTGGCGGTACACCTGGCCGCCCCGCGCGCACGTCGACCGCAGGGTCAGGCTCCGCGAGGACCGGCTGTGGGTGCGCGAGCACCTGCTGCCCTGGGTGGGCCGCCGCCTGCGCGGCACCTCCTCGGGCGACGGGGTCGAGCCCAAGCGGCCCGGCCTGACGGCGTTCGAGGCGGGGCCGCCCGCCGACGCGCCCCGCCCGTAGCGCCGCCGGTCAGCCCGCCTGGACGGCGAGGTCGAGGAAGAGCGCGGCCGACCAGCCGAAGCTCCGCGCCGCGCGCCGCGCCGGCCGCCCGGTGAGCGGGTTCCAGTACTCATGCAGCCCGCCGCCGTCGCGCACCATGGCGAGCGTGCGCTCGGCCAGCTCCCCGGCGGCGTCCGGATGGCCGGAGCGGCGCAGCCCGTCGGCGAGCATGTGGTTGACGTTGAGCCACACCGGGCCGCGCCACATCGCCTCGGGGTCGAAGTCGGGGTCGTCGAACGCCACGCTCGGCACCGGGCGCTCGCCCCAGAAGGACGG
The Sphaerisporangium krabiense genome window above contains:
- a CDS encoding SGNH/GDSL hydrolase family protein, translating into MSGPYTSFVAIGDSFTEGLNDPGADGRFRGWADRVAERLAALTPGFRYANLAVRGRLLDQIVERQVPLAIDLKPDLVSLCAGGNDLLRPGADPDRMAKTLAGAVRELRAAGAEVLLFTGVDPRDTPLMRRARGRTAVFYLHIRSIADVYGCHLVDQWSMQSLRDWRAWSEDRLHMNAEGHRMVAAKVCEVLGVPTEDRWRYTWPPRAHVDRRVRLREDRLWVREHLLPWVGRRLRGTSSGDGVEPKRPGLTAFEAGPPADAPRP
- the aroB gene encoding 3-dehydroquinate synthase, whose protein sequence is MTSTRIQVKGERPYDVVIGTGVLAELPGLLSERVRTVAVVRPAGLPEIARPVCEALTAAGHAVVELPVPDGEHAKSVEVAAELWSAFGRYGVTRSDAVVGVGGGATTDLAGFAAATWLRGVEVVQVPTTLLGMVDAAVGGKTGINTAEGKNLVGAFYPPAGVLCDLATLTSVPREDYVAGLAEVIKGGFIADPTILLLVEDDPEGARLPEGRHTRALIERKVQVKADVVGADLRESGVREILNYGHTLAHAIERVENYHMRHGEAVAVGMVYAAELSRLAGHASPALVERTRAILDAVGLPTSYRGDAWPDLRDHMRVDKKNRGETRRFVILDDVARVTRLEDPPEELLEAAFREVAR
- a CDS encoding SseB family protein, which translates into the protein MPSIPQPLLPEDDGAADPAVAAALAAFAAGTGDVARVAAALGTARLLVPVVAVLTSTEIGENGLAREKESEMALPVLVGADGRKAVPAFTGSEPLRRWRADARPIQALTPQVCRAALGEGADAVVVDVAGPAPFAIEGGVLRALASIGGAPADGDGVQGLLQGLAPHAEVTVARVREPRRGLFRRRR
- the aroC gene encoding chorismate synthase; translation: MLRWLTAGESHGPELVAILEGLPAGVAVTSADVREALARRRLGYGRGARMKFEQDEVTIVGGVRHGRTLGSPVAIRVGNTEWPKWETVMAADPVDPEVLAAQARNAPLSRPRPGHADLSGMQKYGFDDARPVLDRASARETAARVALGQVARNFLKQALGVDIVSHVIAIGAVEAPGDVIPGPGDLTAVDEHPVRCLDAGAGAAMIEEIDTAKKEGDTLGGVVEVVAYGLPPGIGSYVHWDRRLDARLAAALMGIQAIKGVGVGDGFETARRRGSEAHDEIENTAAGVRRVTNRAGGVEGGMTNGEPLRVRAAMKPISTVPRALSTVDVLTGEPAKAINQRSDVCAVPAAGIVAEAMVALVLADAAVEKFGGDSVEEVARNLSGYLSSMVIK
- a CDS encoding shikimate kinase — its product is MTSPARSPRGATPRAVLIGPPGSGKSTVGTLLAGRLGAAFRDTDADVEATAGKPVSDIFVDDGEERFRALEAEAVRLALAEHDGVLSLGGGAVLDAGTQALLAGHTVVYLRVGLSDAVARVGLAQARPLLVLNPRSQLKKLMDERRPVYERLATMIVDTDGREPEDITDEIVKGLPA
- the aroQ gene encoding type II 3-dehydroquinate dehydratase, translated to MRTVFVFNGPNLSRLGTREPDVYGADTFADLEALCRGVGRELGLSVEVRQTDDEAELVSWLHEAADGAIPVVLNPAAFTHYSYALRDAIAQRTAPLVEVHISNPAAREEFRHTSVVAAVATGTIAGFGLRSYELALRAIAEEQA